The Pseudarthrobacter sp. NS4 genome includes a window with the following:
- a CDS encoding isoprenyl transferase, with protein MELPVFLYGFYERRLLKDLSRDRIPRHIGVMVDGNRRWAKQFNAPTSQGHQAGADKIHEFLGWCQELGVKVVTLYMLSTDNMNRSSEELDLLMGIIANTLDRLDGDSNISVHAMGAPELLPDYLAERLNKLTARTPVREKIHVNVAVGYGGRREIVDAVRELLHDAVAKGTDISRLADDLCVDDISRFLYTRGQPDPDLVIRTSGEQRLSGFLMWQSAYSEFYFCEALWPAFRKVDFLRALRDYAGRQRRFGT; from the coding sequence GTGGAGTTGCCCGTGTTCCTCTACGGCTTTTACGAGCGCAGGCTCCTCAAGGACCTCTCCCGGGACCGCATCCCGCGCCACATAGGCGTTATGGTGGACGGCAACAGGCGATGGGCCAAGCAGTTCAACGCTCCCACCAGCCAGGGCCACCAGGCCGGCGCGGACAAGATCCATGAGTTCCTCGGCTGGTGCCAGGAACTGGGGGTTAAGGTCGTTACGCTTTACATGCTGTCCACGGACAACATGAACAGGTCCAGTGAAGAACTGGACCTGTTGATGGGGATCATCGCCAACACCCTGGACCGGCTCGACGGGGACTCAAACATCTCGGTCCATGCCATGGGGGCACCGGAGCTGCTTCCGGATTACCTGGCTGAGCGACTCAACAAGCTCACCGCCCGCACGCCCGTCCGCGAGAAAATCCATGTCAACGTCGCCGTGGGCTACGGCGGGCGCCGGGAAATCGTGGACGCCGTGCGCGAGCTTCTCCATGACGCCGTGGCCAAGGGCACCGACATCTCCCGGCTCGCCGATGACCTCTGCGTGGACGACATCTCCCGTTTCCTCTACACGCGGGGCCAGCCCGACCCCGACCTGGTGATCCGGACCTCCGGCGAGCAGCGCCTCTCCGGTTTCCTGATGTGGCAGAGCGCCTACAGCGAGTTCTACTTCTGTGAAGCGTTGTGGCCCGCTTTCCGGAAGGTGGACTTCCTGCGCGCCCTGCGTGACTACGCCGGAAGACAACGCCGCTTCGGCACGTGA
- a CDS encoding prepilin peptidase has protein sequence MIGRLGELWQHNPVAFWLVLAACLYFAVMAVRLTVIDVRHHLLPNRIVFPSYAVAGVLLVAAAALAGAGEMVNDAPLAALLAVPARVVAGAALLWLFYFVLRLVYPPGMGFGDVKLAGVLGMYLGYLGWGHLFAGTFLAFLLGGLWSVALLAARRGTLKSSIPFGPFMLAGTAAAMLLPA, from the coding sequence GTGATCGGACGACTGGGCGAACTGTGGCAGCACAACCCTGTGGCTTTTTGGCTGGTGCTCGCAGCATGCCTGTATTTTGCGGTGATGGCCGTCCGGCTTACTGTGATCGACGTCCGGCACCACCTCCTGCCGAACCGGATTGTCTTTCCGTCCTACGCGGTGGCTGGTGTCCTCCTGGTCGCGGCAGCGGCCCTCGCCGGGGCCGGTGAGATGGTTAACGATGCTCCACTGGCCGCATTGCTTGCCGTTCCCGCACGGGTGGTGGCCGGAGCCGCGCTGCTGTGGCTCTTCTACTTTGTGCTCAGGCTGGTCTATCCGCCGGGTATGGGTTTTGGCGACGTAAAGCTGGCCGGGGTGCTGGGGATGTACCTTGGCTATCTGGGCTGGGGGCACCTGTTTGCCGGCACCTTCCTGGCCTTCCTGCTGGGCGGCTTGTGGTCCGTTGCCCTTTTGGCGGCGCGGCGTGGAACGCTGAAGTCCTCCATCCCGTTCGGACCCTTCATGCTCGCGGGAACGGCCGCGGCCATGCTGCTGCCGGCTTGA
- a CDS encoding PhoH family protein: MATSEQLPEVLFDQGGKAASRATRATTQTGAATDAAAGFAVSGREADIHTFVIDTSVLLSDPLALLRFAEHEVIVPVVVITELEAKRHDPELGYFARKALRLLDDLRVKHGGLNQPIPIGNDGGSLMVELNHISSEVLPLGFRSGDNDSRILAVAKNLSNEGRDVTVVSKDLPMRVKASAMGLTADEYRNELVKDSGWTGVAEVEANEQEISTLYGHEPVFIPAAAEMPVNTGLVLLSNRGSALGRVGPDKQVRLVKGDRDVFGLHGRSAEQRLAIDMLMDPAVGIVSIGGRAGTGKSALALCAGLEAVLERREHRKVIVFRPLYAVGGQELGYLPGSESEKMNPWAQAVFDTLGALVSQEVVEEVIDRGMLEVMPLTHIRGRSLHDAFVIVDEAQSLEKNVLLTVMSRMGQNSKIVLTHDVAQRDNLRVGRHDGIAAVVETLKGHPLFGHVTLTRSERSPIAALVTELLEG; this comes from the coding sequence GTGGCTACTTCTGAACAACTGCCCGAGGTCCTTTTCGACCAGGGAGGGAAAGCTGCCTCTCGCGCCACGCGAGCCACCACACAAACCGGCGCAGCAACGGATGCTGCCGCCGGTTTTGCCGTCTCCGGAAGGGAAGCCGACATCCACACCTTCGTGATCGACACGTCAGTCCTGCTGTCCGACCCCCTCGCACTGCTCCGCTTTGCAGAGCACGAGGTCATCGTCCCTGTGGTGGTCATTACCGAACTTGAGGCCAAACGGCACGACCCTGAGCTCGGTTACTTCGCACGAAAAGCCCTCCGGCTCCTTGACGACCTCCGGGTGAAACACGGCGGACTTAACCAGCCGATTCCCATAGGGAACGACGGCGGCAGCCTCATGGTGGAGCTCAACCACATTTCCTCAGAGGTACTGCCCCTGGGCTTCCGCAGCGGAGACAACGACAGCCGCATCCTCGCGGTAGCCAAGAACCTCTCGAACGAAGGCCGGGACGTCACGGTGGTTTCCAAGGACCTGCCGATGCGGGTCAAAGCCTCCGCCATGGGGCTCACGGCCGACGAGTACCGCAATGAACTGGTCAAGGACTCGGGATGGACGGGCGTGGCCGAGGTTGAAGCCAACGAACAGGAAATCTCCACCCTGTACGGCCATGAGCCCGTCTTCATCCCCGCCGCAGCCGAAATGCCGGTCAACACCGGACTCGTCCTGCTCTCGAACCGTGGGTCGGCCCTCGGCCGGGTGGGCCCCGACAAGCAGGTCCGCCTGGTGAAAGGTGACCGTGACGTCTTCGGGCTCCACGGCCGTTCCGCCGAACAGCGCCTTGCCATAGATATGCTGATGGATCCCGCCGTCGGCATCGTATCCATTGGTGGCCGGGCCGGCACCGGCAAGTCCGCCCTGGCCCTGTGTGCAGGCCTGGAAGCGGTGCTCGAACGCCGCGAGCACCGCAAGGTGATCGTCTTCCGCCCCCTCTACGCGGTGGGCGGGCAGGAACTGGGCTACCTGCCCGGCTCGGAGTCCGAGAAGATGAACCCCTGGGCCCAGGCGGTCTTCGACACCCTCGGTGCACTGGTCAGCCAGGAAGTAGTGGAGGAAGTCATTGACCGGGGCATGCTCGAGGTCATGCCGCTCACCCACATCCGCGGACGTTCCCTCCACGACGCATTCGTCATCGTCGACGAGGCCCAGTCCCTTGAAAAGAACGTGCTGCTCACCGTCATGAGCCGCATGGGCCAGAACTCCAAGATCGTGCTGACCCACGACGTCGCCCAGCGCGACAACCTCCGGGTCGGACGCCATGACGGAATAGCCGCCGTCGTCGAAACCCTGAAGGGACACCCGCTCTTCGGCCACGTCACCCTGACCCGCTCCGAACGCTCACCAATAGCAGCCCTGGTAACCGAGCTGCTCGAAGGCTAG
- a CDS encoding NUDIX hydrolase, giving the protein MPAPDYILSLRKKIGNDPLWVPGVRGVVVDDAGRILLAQRADNGQWALVSGMLDPGEQPARGLVREIFEETAVVAEAERVVSVGAVGPFTYPNGDVCEFLDVVFLCRYISGTARVNDDESLAVGWFTVDELPELMPGHLASIRHALAPAEAAHFEP; this is encoded by the coding sequence ATGCCTGCGCCTGACTACATCCTGAGTTTGCGGAAGAAAATCGGTAATGACCCGCTCTGGGTCCCGGGGGTCCGGGGAGTGGTGGTGGACGATGCCGGGCGGATCCTGCTTGCCCAGCGGGCAGATAACGGCCAGTGGGCGCTGGTCAGCGGAATGCTCGATCCCGGGGAGCAGCCTGCCCGGGGCCTGGTCCGGGAGATCTTTGAGGAAACAGCCGTGGTGGCAGAAGCCGAACGCGTGGTCTCTGTTGGCGCCGTTGGCCCCTTTACCTACCCTAACGGCGATGTCTGCGAGTTCCTCGACGTCGTCTTCCTCTGCCGGTACATCAGCGGGACCGCGAGGGTCAATGATGACGAATCACTCGCGGTGGGCTGGTTCACCGTGGACGAGCTTCCCGAACTCATGCCGGGACACCTGGCCAGCATCCGGCACGCTTTGGCACCTGCGGAGGCGGCTCACTTCGAGCCCTGA
- the trhA gene encoding PAQR family membrane homeostasis protein TrhA: protein MNSDSRKGPQTPGPKGNPAEANPGTNAIDDAAVRLAELLMIKPKWRGWIHTVTAPMALIAGIVLVALAPTLDRKVTSAIYAATGVLLFGVSAVYHRGNWSPGVKMVLKRLDHTNIMLVIAGSYTPLAWTLLDRPQAVILLWLIWSGAILGVLFRLLWTDAPRWLYVPIYIALGCGALFYLPQFFQASIPAAVLICVGGALYITGAVFYAMKKPNFSYHHFGFHELFHAFTVFAFAAHFTAIATAVLG, encoded by the coding sequence ATGAACAGTGACTCTCGGAAGGGCCCGCAGACCCCGGGCCCAAAGGGAAATCCGGCGGAAGCAAACCCCGGAACAAACGCGATTGACGACGCCGCTGTACGGCTCGCTGAACTGTTGATGATCAAGCCGAAGTGGCGCGGCTGGATCCACACCGTCACGGCGCCGATGGCCCTCATTGCGGGAATCGTCCTGGTGGCGCTGGCCCCAACGCTGGACCGCAAGGTCACATCCGCCATTTACGCGGCCACCGGGGTGCTGCTCTTCGGCGTCAGCGCGGTTTACCACCGCGGCAACTGGTCCCCCGGCGTGAAAATGGTCCTCAAGCGGCTGGACCACACCAACATCATGCTGGTCATTGCCGGCAGTTACACACCCCTCGCCTGGACCCTCCTGGACCGGCCGCAGGCTGTCATCCTGCTGTGGCTAATCTGGTCAGGCGCCATCCTGGGGGTGCTGTTCAGGCTGTTGTGGACGGACGCGCCCCGTTGGCTCTATGTCCCGATCTACATAGCCCTGGGCTGCGGCGCACTGTTCTACCTGCCGCAGTTTTTCCAGGCCAGCATCCCGGCAGCGGTCCTCATCTGCGTCGGTGGCGCGCTGTACATCACCGGCGCAGTCTTCTACGCCATGAAGAAACCGAACTTCAGCTATCACCACTTCGGTTTCCACGAACTCTTCCACGCATTTACGGTCTTTGCCTTCGCCGCCCACTTCACGGCCATCGCCACGGCAGTCCTGGGCTGA
- the mca gene encoding mycothiol conjugate amidase Mca translates to MTASSNSPAPLRLLAVHAHPDDESSKGAATMAKYAADGVNVLVVTCTDGSRGDIQNPAVEDEPHPKRDMAGARRLEMERAAAILGVRQCWLGFVDSGLPEGDPLPPLPAGSFATLPLYQAAAPLVRLVRSFKPHVILSYDENGGYPHPDHIMAHRIAVEAFDAAGDPARYRDAGEPWEPSKLYYDRAFSPERFRALHFALEEAGLQSPYAERLAAWLESDAEGHTPPPAPHPTTTQVDCGDFFEVRDDALRAHRTQVDPLGFFFAVSADMQRRAWPWEDYSLIRSRVPSELPEKDLFAGLR, encoded by the coding sequence ATGACAGCGTCCAGCAACTCCCCGGCACCGCTAAGGCTGCTCGCAGTCCACGCCCACCCGGATGACGAATCCAGCAAGGGCGCTGCGACAATGGCCAAGTATGCCGCCGACGGCGTGAACGTCCTGGTTGTCACGTGCACGGACGGGTCCCGCGGGGACATCCAGAATCCTGCGGTGGAAGATGAACCCCATCCCAAGCGGGACATGGCAGGGGCCAGGCGGCTGGAAATGGAGCGTGCCGCCGCCATCCTGGGCGTCAGGCAATGCTGGCTGGGTTTCGTTGATTCCGGGCTGCCGGAAGGGGACCCCTTGCCTCCGTTGCCGGCCGGTTCCTTCGCCACCCTGCCCCTGTACCAAGCTGCAGCGCCCCTGGTCCGGCTGGTGCGGTCCTTCAAGCCGCATGTCATCCTCAGCTACGACGAAAACGGCGGATATCCGCACCCGGACCACATCATGGCGCACCGGATTGCCGTTGAGGCCTTCGATGCCGCCGGTGATCCTGCGCGCTACCGGGATGCGGGAGAGCCCTGGGAGCCCAGCAAGCTCTACTACGACCGGGCCTTCAGCCCGGAGCGCTTCCGGGCCCTGCACTTCGCGCTGGAAGAGGCGGGCCTGCAGTCCCCGTACGCCGAGCGGCTCGCCGCCTGGCTGGAGTCCGACGCCGAGGGGCACACCCCGCCGCCTGCTCCCCACCCCACCACCACCCAGGTGGACTGCGGGGATTTCTTCGAGGTGCGCGACGACGCCCTCCGTGCCCACCGGACGCAGGTGGATCCGCTGGGGTTCTTCTTTGCGGTCTCAGCTGACATGCAGCGGCGCGCATGGCCGTGGGAAGACTACTCCCTCATCCGCTCCCGGGTGCCCTCCGAGCTCCCGGAGAAGGACCTGTTCGCGGGGCTAAGATAG
- the glpX gene encoding class II fructose-bisphosphatase — MTQKYSTISSSLAVGNDEPDRNLALELVRVTEAAAIAGGHWVGFGDKNTADGAAVDAMRSFLQTVHFNGVVVIGEGEKDEAPMLFNGERVGDGTGPECDVAVDPIDGTRLTALGINNALAVLAVAERGSMFDPSAVFYMEKLVTGPEAADMVDLRLPVKQNLHLIAKAKGVKVNQLNVMILDRDRHRPLVEEIREAGARTKFIMDGDVAGAIAAARSGTGVDALMGIGGTPEGIVAACAIKSLGGVIQGRLWPTSDEEKQKAIDAGHDLERVLSTNDLVSSDNCYFAATGITDGDLLKGVRYSKDKVLTQSIVMRSKSGTIRFVDGEHQASKWEGYARKS; from the coding sequence ATGACCCAGAAGTACTCCACGATCTCATCGTCCCTGGCAGTGGGCAACGACGAGCCGGACCGCAACCTTGCCCTTGAGCTTGTCCGCGTCACCGAGGCAGCGGCAATTGCCGGCGGGCACTGGGTGGGTTTCGGCGATAAGAACACGGCGGACGGCGCAGCCGTTGACGCCATGCGCTCCTTCCTTCAGACTGTCCACTTCAACGGCGTTGTGGTCATCGGCGAAGGCGAAAAAGACGAAGCCCCCATGCTGTTCAACGGCGAACGCGTCGGTGACGGTACGGGCCCCGAATGCGATGTTGCGGTCGACCCCATCGACGGAACCCGGCTGACGGCGCTGGGCATCAACAACGCCCTGGCCGTTTTGGCCGTGGCCGAACGCGGTTCCATGTTCGACCCGTCAGCGGTGTTCTACATGGAGAAGCTCGTCACCGGCCCCGAAGCCGCGGATATGGTGGACCTCCGCCTGCCGGTAAAGCAGAACCTGCATCTCATTGCCAAGGCCAAGGGCGTGAAGGTCAACCAGCTCAACGTCATGATCCTGGACCGCGACCGCCACCGCCCGCTGGTGGAGGAAATCCGTGAGGCCGGAGCCCGCACCAAGTTCATCATGGACGGGGACGTCGCCGGCGCCATCGCTGCCGCCCGGTCCGGCACCGGCGTCGATGCCCTCATGGGTATCGGCGGAACCCCCGAGGGCATCGTGGCGGCCTGTGCCATCAAGTCCCTCGGCGGTGTCATCCAGGGCCGGCTCTGGCCCACCAGCGACGAGGAAAAGCAGAAGGCAATCGACGCCGGCCACGACCTGGAACGCGTCCTGTCCACCAACGACCTCGTATCCAGCGACAACTGCTACTTCGCGGCCACGGGCATCACCGATGGTGACCTTTTGAAGGGCGTCCGCTACTCCAAGGACAAGGTCCTGACCCAGTCCATCGTCATGCGTTCCAAGTCCGGAACCATCCGCTTCGTGGATGGCGAGCACCAGGCCAGCAAGTGGGAAGGTTACGCCCGCAAGAGCTGA
- a CDS encoding DUF4245 domain-containing protein, whose product MQEKTSPSPEPAGSAGSQGSSGTGGEAPVKPVIPAAAAKRANASVIGMIIALVVSIAAFLPIILMNPLPKSDGYRPDIDVAAASRNAADVAGFTPAAPDTGGSFRPNYARWEAGTGNGVPTWEVGFLTPKDSFIALVQTSKANPTWLLQQTRNAPVTGSRNAGGQEWELRDTGKGGKSLVLDYRGTTVVLSGEAQLDEFGTLADAVVKSLDSNPSVTVSPSGPAAP is encoded by the coding sequence ATGCAGGAAAAGACCAGTCCCAGCCCCGAACCGGCCGGATCCGCAGGCAGTCAGGGTTCCAGCGGAACGGGCGGAGAGGCCCCGGTTAAGCCTGTCATTCCGGCGGCTGCAGCCAAACGAGCCAACGCGTCGGTGATCGGCATGATCATCGCCCTGGTGGTGAGCATCGCGGCGTTCCTGCCGATCATCCTCATGAATCCGTTGCCCAAGAGCGACGGCTACCGCCCGGACATCGACGTAGCGGCAGCCTCGCGGAACGCCGCCGATGTGGCGGGATTCACACCGGCAGCGCCTGATACCGGCGGCTCCTTCCGGCCCAACTACGCACGGTGGGAGGCGGGGACGGGCAATGGAGTGCCTACATGGGAAGTCGGTTTCCTGACGCCCAAGGATTCGTTTATTGCCCTGGTCCAGACCAGCAAGGCCAACCCCACGTGGCTGCTGCAACAGACGCGCAACGCGCCTGTCACGGGTTCCCGGAATGCCGGGGGCCAGGAATGGGAGCTCCGGGACACGGGCAAGGGCGGGAAATCGCTGGTGCTCGACTACCGCGGGACCACCGTTGTCCTGTCCGGCGAGGCCCAGCTGGACGAATTCGGGACCCTGGCGGACGCCGTCGTGAAGTCCCTGGACAGCAACCCCTCCGTCACAGTTTCACCATCAGGCCCTGCTGCACCGTAA
- a CDS encoding carbonic anhydrase — protein MATYLTPALAWRRLREGNERFVNGETSHPNQDASRRSSLVENQHPFAVIFGCSDSRLAAEIIFDVGLGDVFVVRTAGQVIDDAVLGSLEYSIGVLGVPLIVVLGHDSCGAVSATKSAVETGQMPTGFIRDLVERITPSVLTSLRNDETEVNDMVVEHVKQTSQRLVDSSRVISAAIEEGHSAVIGLSYSLAEGHANLVSGIGEL, from the coding sequence GTGGCTACTTACCTGACTCCTGCACTTGCCTGGCGCCGTCTGCGTGAAGGAAATGAACGCTTCGTCAATGGTGAAACTTCCCATCCAAACCAGGACGCGTCACGCCGGTCCTCGCTCGTGGAAAACCAGCATCCCTTTGCCGTGATTTTCGGTTGCTCCGATTCCCGCCTGGCAGCCGAGATCATCTTCGATGTCGGTTTGGGCGATGTGTTCGTGGTGCGGACCGCGGGCCAGGTGATTGACGACGCTGTCCTGGGTTCACTCGAGTACAGCATCGGCGTGCTGGGGGTGCCCCTGATCGTGGTCCTCGGGCACGACAGCTGCGGTGCAGTGAGCGCCACCAAGTCTGCAGTCGAGACAGGGCAGATGCCCACGGGGTTCATCAGGGATCTGGTGGAACGGATCACTCCGTCCGTACTCACGTCGCTGCGCAATGACGAAACCGAGGTCAATGACATGGTGGTGGAGCACGTCAAGCAGACTTCGCAGCGGCTCGTGGACAGTTCGCGTGTGATTTCCGCCGCAATCGAGGAAGGTCATTCGGCTGTTATCGGCCTTTCGTACAGCCTCGCCGAGGGTCATGCGAACCTTGTTTCGGGAATCGGCGAGCTCTAG
- a CDS encoding class II fumarate hydratase has product MTSTEEFRIEHDTMGEVRVPVNALYRAQTQRAVENFPISGKTLERAHIEALARVKKAAAQANAELGVLDGELAKAIADAADEVATGKYDGDFPIDVFQTGSGTSSNMNTNEVIAELASRALKAAGSDKVVHPNDHVNASQSSNDVFPTSVHVAATSALINDLIPALGYLAESLERKAVEFKDVVKSGRTHLMDATPVTLGQEFGGYAAQVRYGIERINASLPRVAEVPLGGTAVGTGINTPAGFPERVIELLATDTGLPLTEARDHFEAQANRDGLIEASSQLRNIAISFMKINNDLRWMGSGPNTGLGEIAIPDLQPGSSIMPGKVNPVICEASIMVAAQVIGNDTAIAWSGTNGAFELNVGIPVMAANLLESVRLLANTSRVMADKMIDGITANVDRARFLAEASPSIVTPLNKYIGYENAAKIAKKAVAEGLTIRETVVAMGFLERGELTEEQLDTALDVMSMTRPPHKA; this is encoded by the coding sequence ATGACTTCCACTGAAGAGTTCCGCATTGAACATGACACGATGGGCGAAGTCCGCGTCCCCGTGAACGCACTGTACCGCGCGCAGACGCAGCGGGCAGTGGAGAACTTCCCGATTTCCGGCAAGACCCTGGAACGTGCCCACATCGAGGCACTGGCCCGGGTCAAGAAGGCTGCGGCCCAGGCCAACGCTGAACTGGGTGTGCTCGACGGCGAGCTGGCCAAGGCGATCGCAGACGCGGCAGACGAGGTAGCCACCGGCAAGTACGACGGCGACTTCCCCATCGATGTTTTCCAGACCGGCTCGGGCACGTCCTCGAACATGAACACCAACGAGGTCATCGCCGAGCTGGCTTCACGCGCCCTCAAGGCGGCCGGAAGCGACAAGGTTGTCCACCCGAACGACCACGTCAACGCCTCCCAGTCCTCCAATGATGTGTTCCCCACGTCCGTGCACGTGGCCGCAACTTCGGCCCTGATCAACGACCTCATCCCCGCCCTGGGCTACCTCGCCGAGTCGCTGGAGCGCAAGGCTGTTGAGTTCAAGGACGTCGTCAAGTCCGGCCGCACCCACCTCATGGACGCCACCCCGGTAACCCTGGGCCAGGAATTCGGCGGCTACGCGGCGCAGGTGCGCTACGGCATTGAGCGGATCAACGCCTCGCTCCCCCGCGTGGCCGAGGTTCCCCTCGGCGGTACAGCTGTCGGAACCGGCATCAACACCCCCGCAGGGTTCCCGGAGCGCGTTATTGAACTGCTGGCGACGGACACCGGGCTGCCCCTGACCGAGGCCCGCGACCACTTTGAAGCGCAGGCCAACCGTGACGGCCTCATCGAGGCGTCCAGCCAGCTGCGCAACATTGCCATCTCGTTCATGAAGATCAACAACGACCTCCGCTGGATGGGATCGGGCCCCAACACCGGCCTGGGCGAAATCGCCATCCCGGACCTGCAGCCGGGCTCATCCATCATGCCCGGCAAGGTCAACCCGGTCATTTGCGAGGCCTCCATCATGGTTGCGGCCCAGGTCATCGGCAACGACACAGCCATCGCCTGGTCCGGCACCAACGGCGCCTTCGAACTGAACGTTGGCATCCCCGTGATGGCCGCCAACCTGCTCGAATCCGTCCGTCTGCTGGCCAACACCAGCCGCGTCATGGCAGACAAGATGATTGACGGCATCACCGCCAACGTGGACCGCGCCCGGTTCCTGGCCGAGGCATCGCCGTCCATCGTGACGCCGCTGAACAAGTACATCGGCTATGAGAACGCGGCCAAGATCGCCAAGAAGGCGGTTGCCGAGGGCCTCACCATCCGTGAGACGGTAGTGGCCATGGGCTTCCTGGAACGCGGCGAGCTCACAGAAGAGCAGCTGGACACCGCCCTGGACGTCATGTCCATGACGCGCCCTCCGCACAAGGCCTAG
- a CDS encoding DUF4307 domain-containing protein: protein MTSPDQQAPTAPADTSLANRYGAKKRGLTPAVKRTLAAVALAGGIGFMAWVSTSNSLTDVTFKDVGYTTPDATLAEVDFQVTREPGTPVKCAVKALDSKYAVVGWKVVDIPPGAAQETADGGRTVSQRVALRTESLSVSGVVDSCWIADGSGQKM from the coding sequence GTGACTTCCCCCGACCAGCAGGCTCCAACCGCGCCCGCAGACACTAGCCTAGCCAATCGCTATGGTGCTAAAAAGCGCGGGCTCACGCCTGCCGTCAAGCGCACCCTTGCCGCTGTGGCACTGGCCGGAGGAATTGGCTTTATGGCTTGGGTTTCGACCTCCAACTCCCTGACGGACGTAACCTTCAAGGATGTGGGCTACACCACTCCTGATGCCACTCTTGCCGAGGTGGACTTCCAGGTAACCCGCGAGCCGGGAACACCCGTAAAGTGCGCAGTCAAGGCGCTGGACTCCAAGTACGCCGTGGTCGGCTGGAAGGTCGTGGATATCCCTCCGGGTGCTGCGCAAGAAACGGCCGACGGCGGCAGGACAGTTTCCCAGCGGGTGGCCCTGCGCACCGAGTCGCTTTCCGTGTCCGGTGTGGTGGACAGCTGCTGGATAGCTGATGGGTCCGGCCAGAAGATGTGA
- a CDS encoding GNAT family N-acetyltransferase translates to MTTLSSVWPLFDLTLATPRLELRPIMDEEIPSAVASACTGIHEPGKNPFSTPWAELPAEELGPNMARWYWRCRAECTPESWTLLLGVWHEGGFIGCQDVGAKDFATLKTVTTGSWLKQSVQGRGFGKEMRAAVALYAFDWLGAEVAESEAADWNEASLGVSRSLGYEFNGTTRKAWGTKVETVQHVRLTPQSFKRPDWILQVKGHEAAANYLKVS, encoded by the coding sequence ATGACTACGCTGAGCTCAGTCTGGCCACTCTTCGACCTCACGCTGGCCACGCCCCGCCTGGAACTCCGCCCCATCATGGATGAAGAGATCCCAAGTGCTGTGGCCTCCGCCTGCACCGGCATCCATGAGCCCGGCAAGAACCCGTTCAGTACCCCCTGGGCGGAGCTGCCGGCAGAGGAACTGGGCCCGAACATGGCCCGCTGGTACTGGCGGTGCCGCGCCGAGTGCACGCCCGAATCCTGGACGCTGCTCCTGGGCGTCTGGCACGAAGGCGGGTTCATCGGCTGCCAGGACGTCGGTGCCAAGGACTTCGCCACGCTCAAGACGGTCACCACAGGGTCCTGGCTCAAGCAGTCCGTGCAGGGCCGCGGCTTCGGCAAGGAGATGCGCGCCGCCGTCGCCCTTTACGCGTTCGACTGGCTGGGGGCAGAAGTAGCCGAGTCCGAAGCGGCAGACTGGAACGAAGCTTCCCTGGGAGTTTCGCGCTCCCTCGGCTACGAGTTCAACGGAACCACCCGGAAGGCGTGGGGCACCAAAGTCGAGACAGTACAGCACGTCCGCCTCACGCCGCAGAGCTTCAAACGCCCCGACTGGATCCTCCAGGTAAAAGGCCACGAAGCCGCGGCGAACTACCTGAAGGTTAGCTGA